One Streptomyces sp. CNQ-509 DNA window includes the following coding sequences:
- a CDS encoding phosphoribosyl-ATP diphosphatase: protein MASKTFEELFAELCQKAATGDPATSRTAQLVEQGVHAIGKKVVEEAAEVWMAAEHEGEERTAEEISQLLYHLQVMMVARGISLDDVYAHL from the coding sequence ATGGCCAGCAAGACATTCGAGGAGCTCTTCGCCGAGCTCTGCCAGAAGGCCGCCACCGGCGACCCCGCCACCTCCCGCACCGCCCAGCTCGTCGAGCAGGGCGTGCACGCCATCGGCAAGAAGGTCGTCGAGGAGGCGGCGGAGGTCTGGATGGCCGCCGAGCACGAGGGCGAGGAGCGCACCGCGGAGGAGATCTCCCAACTCCTCTACCACCTGCAGGTGATGATGGTCGCCCGGGGCATCTCCCTGGACGACGTCTACGCCCACCTCTGA